The following coding sequences lie in one uncultured Celeribacter sp. genomic window:
- a CDS encoding FliI/YscN family ATPase gives MSGVGFELLLSEVAAVKPVQSVGRVVEVSRGVLTVSGLSGIAALGDLVEIGHGKDIRRGEVLQLDKQTVTVLPDGGPDGLSIGDAVAHVGKNHIAPDDSWIGRVIDPFGQALDGKPILQGNKPRALRGQPLNPTERRQLGARLESGLAVFNTLLPIVRGQRVGLFAGSGVGKSTLLAKLATGLQADVVVIAMIGERGREVREFLDRVLGPAGLKRSVIVAATSDQSPMVRRRCAWTAMSVAEHFRDRGKQVLFLADSVTRFAEAHREVALATGESSSLRGFPPSTSHLITTLCERAGPGIGDMGDITAVFSVLVAGSDMEEPIADILRGVLDGHVVLDRQIAERGRFPAIDLLRSVSRALPHAASDQENELISRARRLLGVFDRSEMMIQAGLYSAGTDPAIDEAIATWPKLDQFLAQSEPDGTQQSFQRLAGCFEA, from the coding sequence ATGAGCGGAGTTGGATTCGAATTGCTTTTGTCCGAGGTTGCAGCGGTCAAACCGGTGCAATCCGTGGGCCGTGTTGTCGAAGTGTCGCGCGGGGTTTTGACCGTGTCGGGGCTGAGTGGCATCGCGGCGCTGGGCGATCTCGTGGAGATCGGGCATGGCAAAGACATCCGGCGCGGCGAAGTGCTTCAGCTCGACAAGCAAACGGTCACAGTGCTGCCGGATGGCGGCCCGGATGGGTTGTCCATTGGTGATGCTGTCGCGCATGTGGGTAAAAACCATATTGCGCCTGATGACAGCTGGATCGGCCGGGTGATTGATCCTTTCGGTCAAGCCCTTGATGGAAAACCAATTCTTCAAGGAAATAAACCGCGCGCCTTACGGGGTCAGCCGTTGAATCCAACGGAGCGGAGACAACTTGGTGCGCGTTTGGAAAGCGGATTGGCCGTGTTCAATACGCTTCTGCCTATCGTGCGTGGACAGCGTGTTGGCCTCTTTGCTGGGTCGGGCGTCGGTAAATCGACCCTGTTGGCAAAGCTGGCCACAGGCCTGCAGGCCGATGTCGTTGTGATCGCGATGATCGGGGAACGTGGTCGAGAAGTCCGAGAATTTCTGGACAGGGTCTTGGGGCCCGCAGGGTTGAAAAGGTCTGTTATTGTGGCGGCGACCTCAGATCAATCTCCAATGGTGCGTCGTCGTTGTGCTTGGACTGCCATGTCCGTGGCAGAGCATTTTCGTGATCGAGGTAAGCAGGTTCTATTTTTGGCCGATTCTGTCACGCGTTTTGCAGAAGCGCACCGCGAGGTGGCCTTGGCAACGGGTGAGTCGAGTTCTCTACGCGGCTTCCCACCCTCAACATCCCATCTGATTACCACGCTTTGTGAGCGAGCAGGTCCTGGCATCGGCGATATGGGCGATATAACGGCCGTGTTTTCTGTGCTTGTTGCGGGATCTGATATGGAAGAGCCCATTGCGGATATATTGCGGGGTGTTCTCGACGGTCACGTCGTCCTTGATCGTCAAATTGCCGAACGGGGACGTTTCCCTGCGATTGATTTGCTGCGTTCTGTCTCTCGTGCTTTGCCGCACGCGGCTAGTGATCAAGAAAATGAACTCATTTCACGTGCGCGTCGTCTACTCGGCGTTTTTGACAGATCCGAAATGATGATTCAGGCTGGGCTTTATTCGGCCGGCACCGATCCTGCCATTGATGAAGCTATCGCAACATGGCCGAAGCTGGATCAGTTTCTCGCTCAATCAGAGCCAGATGGAACGCAGCAGAGCTTTCAAAGGTTGGCGGGCTGTTTTGAGGCCTAG
- a CDS encoding FlgB family protein, whose amino-acid sequence MFENLDIFKMASGMARHAVTRQEVIAKNIANADTPEYRAKDIASFADTYDTTSSNTKMRTTRAGHMLDSTATQAGYDLVDAPGATAPNGNTVSLETEMMKSSQVRHEHELALSVYKSSMNILRTSIGRK is encoded by the coding sequence ATGTTCGAGAATTTGGATATTTTTAAAATGGCGAGCGGCATGGCACGACATGCTGTGACCCGTCAGGAAGTGATCGCGAAAAACATCGCGAATGCGGATACGCCCGAGTATCGCGCAAAGGATATCGCATCCTTCGCCGACACCTATGACACCACGTCTTCCAATACGAAGATGCGCACGACGCGTGCCGGGCACATGCTTGATTCCACAGCAACGCAAGCAGGCTACGATCTTGTCGACGCACCGGGCGCGACCGCCCCCAATGGCAATACGGTGTCTCTTGAAACCGAGATGATGAAATCGAGCCAGGTGCGGCACGAACATGAGCTGGCGCTCTCTGTCTACAAAAGTTCGATGAACATTCTGCGCACCTCGATCGGGCGCAAATAA
- the flgC gene encoding flagellar basal body rod protein FlgC, whose amino-acid sequence MSDLQNILNLSASGMQAQSNRLRYVSENIANADTPGYHRKTVSFEEVVDQGAKTGAVETGPVELDASPLREVYDPGHPLAGEDGFYDSSNVELMIEIADAREAQRSYEANLKVFDQARQMSSSLLDLLRR is encoded by the coding sequence ATGTCTGATTTGCAAAATATTCTCAACCTGTCCGCTTCGGGCATGCAGGCTCAGTCCAATCGGTTGCGCTATGTGTCCGAGAACATCGCGAACGCCGATACACCGGGCTATCACCGCAAAACCGTTTCCTTTGAAGAGGTTGTCGATCAAGGTGCCAAAACAGGTGCGGTGGAAACCGGACCTGTGGAGCTGGATGCCTCACCTCTGAGAGAAGTTTACGACCCCGGTCATCCGCTTGCCGGAGAAGACGGGTTTTACGACAGCTCGAACGTTGAGCTCATGATCGAAATTGCGGACGCGCGCGAAGCGCAACGCAGTTACGAGGCGAACCTCAAGGTTTTCGATCAGGCCCGACAAATGTCCTCATCATTGCTTGACCTACTGCGTCGGTAA
- the fliE gene encoding flagellar hook-basal body complex protein FliE, which translates to MDIRSAFAAQGYAATRPATAAQPKTNEQAGQNLLGKAAASFAETLAQGEEVAQATMAGKADSQALVQALAQSEMAIEAAVTVRDKVVEAYQEILRMPV; encoded by the coding sequence ATGGATATCCGATCAGCATTTGCAGCCCAAGGGTATGCCGCGACACGTCCGGCAACCGCGGCACAACCCAAGACCAACGAACAGGCAGGCCAAAACCTTCTAGGCAAGGCCGCCGCAAGTTTCGCGGAGACCTTGGCTCAAGGCGAAGAGGTCGCACAGGCGACCATGGCCGGCAAGGCCGACAGCCAAGCGCTTGTTCAGGCCTTGGCCCAATCCGAGATGGCCATCGAAGCCGCCGTCACAGTGCGTGACAAGGTGGTTGAGGCCTATCAGGAAATCCTTCGGATGCCGGTGTAA
- a CDS encoding flagellar biosynthetic protein FliQ, with protein MDELVFYDTLRQGLWIATMISTPILVVALLAGVTVGLFQALTSIQEMTLTFVPKLVAILIVFWMSMGFMTESLTSFFQDRIIPLIGGL; from the coding sequence ATGGATGAACTGGTCTTTTACGACACTCTGAGACAGGGACTTTGGATCGCGACGATGATTTCGACGCCGATCCTTGTCGTCGCGCTGCTCGCCGGTGTCACTGTCGGTCTGTTTCAGGCCCTGACAAGCATTCAGGAAATGACGCTTACCTTCGTGCCGAAACTGGTGGCGATCCTGATCGTGTTCTGGATGTCGATGGGCTTCATGACCGAAAGCCTGACCAGTTTTTTTCAGGACCGCATCATTCCCTTGATTGGAGGCCTGTGA
- a CDS encoding flagellar hook-basal body complex protein has translation MDSAGYTTLTRMVGLNRELQAIANNIANVSTTGFRKEGLLFSEHISALGKDEDSLSMANANVRLTNNAQGPLTPTGGTYDLAIEGDGFFLVDTPDGQALTRNGAFTTNQQGELTTHDGYQLLDNGGAAIFIPPDAKTVAVAADGTLSADGVPLSQIGLYMPEDPTSMTRNNGVRFYTDGGIVPQEEAVILQGYVENSNVNAITEVARMIEVQHAYTLSQKFSEQEDERIKSVISTLGR, from the coding sequence ATGGACAGTGCAGGATATACCACACTCACACGCATGGTCGGTCTCAACCGCGAACTTCAAGCCATTGCGAACAACATCGCCAACGTCTCGACGACTGGTTTTCGCAAAGAGGGCCTGTTGTTTTCTGAGCATATCAGCGCACTCGGCAAAGACGAGGACAGCCTGTCTATGGCGAACGCCAATGTGCGGCTGACCAACAACGCGCAGGGACCTCTGACGCCGACCGGCGGCACCTATGATCTCGCAATTGAGGGCGACGGGTTCTTTTTGGTCGACACCCCGGATGGTCAGGCTTTGACCAGAAACGGCGCGTTTACCACCAATCAGCAAGGCGAGCTGACAACCCATGACGGGTATCAGCTTTTGGACAATGGCGGGGCGGCAATTTTCATACCACCGGATGCGAAAACCGTGGCCGTGGCCGCCGATGGCACACTGTCTGCCGATGGTGTGCCACTGTCGCAAATCGGTCTCTACATGCCGGAAGACCCGACCAGCATGACCCGCAACAATGGTGTTCGCTTCTACACAGACGGCGGGATCGTTCCCCAGGAAGAAGCGGTGATTTTGCAAGGCTACGTCGAGAACTCGAACGTCAACGCGATCACCGAGGTCGCCCGGATGATCGAGGTCCAACACGCCTACACCCTAAGTCAAAAATTCTCAGAGCAAGAAGATGAGCGGATCAAATCCGTCATCTCGACGCTCGGTCGCTAA
- the flgG gene encoding flagellar basal-body rod protein FlgG: MRALQIAATGMSAQQMRVETISQNLANMNTTGYNARRAEFADLHYQQLARPGTINSADGTVLPTGVQLGLGVRPSSVTVELAQGSLSPTGGDLDVAIEGLGYLEVTLPSGQSAYTRDGGLKRSADGLIVTSDGHPVVPDITIPDDARAISINADGEVYAYFNDSVEAELLGQFTMAGFSNAKGLEAIGSNLFLETEASGPANVSTPGVDGLGTLRQGYLEDSSVDAVREVTELIEAQRGYELNAKVITAADQMLSATTQIR; this comes from the coding sequence ATGCGTGCACTCCAGATTGCAGCCACGGGCATGAGCGCCCAACAGATGCGGGTGGAAACCATTTCGCAAAACCTCGCGAACATGAACACCACCGGGTACAACGCGCGGCGCGCCGAGTTCGCCGATCTGCATTATCAACAGCTGGCGCGGCCCGGCACGATCAACTCTGCGGATGGGACCGTCTTGCCGACAGGTGTTCAACTTGGTCTGGGTGTGCGGCCGTCCTCCGTCACGGTGGAACTGGCGCAAGGCTCGCTTTCGCCGACCGGCGGCGATCTTGATGTCGCCATCGAGGGGCTTGGCTATCTTGAGGTGACCCTGCCCTCTGGCCAATCCGCCTACACACGAGACGGTGGGCTGAAACGTTCAGCCGATGGTCTGATCGTCACCTCGGACGGCCACCCTGTGGTGCCCGACATCACGATCCCGGACGATGCGCGCGCCATTTCGATCAACGCAGATGGTGAGGTTTACGCCTATTTCAACGACTCGGTCGAGGCCGAACTTTTGGGCCAATTCACCATGGCCGGATTTTCAAACGCGAAAGGCCTCGAGGCCATCGGCTCCAACCTGTTTTTGGAAACCGAAGCCTCGGGTCCAGCGAATGTCTCCACCCCCGGTGTCGACGGGCTTGGCACGTTGCGGCAGGGCTATCTCGAAGACAGCTCCGTCGACGCCGTGCGTGAGGTGACCGAGCTGATCGAGGCCCAGCGTGGCTATGAACTGAACGCCAAAGTCATCACCGCCGCCGACCAGATGCTCTCTGCAACCACGCAAATCCGATGA
- the flgA gene encoding flagellar basal body P-ring formation chaperone FlgA, with translation MRFFLIIASLWLAIPASAETVVAARTIRAQTILSASDLAMIEGNVPGAIATIDEAVGLEARVMLYTGRPISQADIGPAAIIDRNQIVSLVYNQGGLTISADGRAMSRASVGDVVRVMNLSSRTTVSGVVAPDGSIHVGGIAAH, from the coding sequence ATAAGATTTTTTCTCATAATCGCCTCCCTCTGGCTCGCAATTCCAGCAAGTGCAGAGACCGTCGTCGCAGCCCGCACCATTCGTGCGCAGACCATTCTGAGCGCATCGGATCTCGCCATGATCGAAGGCAATGTGCCCGGCGCCATCGCCACGATTGACGAGGCGGTCGGGCTTGAAGCGCGGGTTATGCTCTACACAGGCCGCCCGATTTCACAGGCTGATATCGGGCCGGCCGCCATCATCGACCGCAACCAGATCGTATCCCTCGTCTACAATCAGGGCGGCCTGACCATCTCCGCCGATGGGCGCGCCATGAGCCGTGCCTCCGTGGGCGACGTCGTGCGCGTGATGAATCTCTCTTCCAGAACAACCGTTTCTGGCGTCGTCGCGCCAGATGGATCCATCCATGTCGGCGGGATTGCCGCACATTAA
- the flgH gene encoding flagellar basal body L-ring protein FlgH yields the protein MRFHLILPAVLAVSACSDLKEVGRLPEFTPIESSSETTAMRNPSLPDQVESRSPADGASLWTASRQSLLGDRRAIERGDILTVVIEIDDSAEMSNTSDRSRSGSESMGIPSLFGIPQRINEVLPDGATMGSAVSTNSSSSSSGDGSVKRNEKLELMIAATIVDVLPNGVLHIQGTQEVRVNYEIRELLVEGYVRPEDISRQNEITYDKIASARISYGGRGQITQVQQPRYGQQVADIVLPF from the coding sequence ATGCGTTTTCACCTCATTCTTCCTGCTGTTCTTGCAGTTTCTGCCTGCTCCGATCTCAAAGAGGTCGGTCGCCTCCCCGAGTTTACCCCGATTGAGAGTTCCTCTGAAACAACAGCGATGCGAAATCCATCCCTTCCCGATCAGGTTGAAAGCCGCAGCCCCGCCGATGGTGCCTCGCTATGGACCGCATCGCGTCAATCCTTGCTCGGGGACCGCCGTGCGATTGAGCGAGGTGATATTTTGACAGTCGTGATCGAGATCGATGACAGCGCAGAGATGTCGAATACATCGGATCGCAGCCGATCCGGATCGGAAAGTATGGGGATTCCATCCCTGTTCGGCATCCCTCAAAGAATCAATGAGGTTTTGCCGGATGGCGCAACCATGGGCTCGGCTGTGAGCACCAATTCCAGCTCCTCCTCTTCTGGCGACGGCAGCGTCAAGCGCAATGAAAAACTCGAATTGATGATCGCTGCGACCATTGTCGATGTGCTCCCGAATGGTGTGCTTCACATCCAGGGCACCCAGGAAGTGCGGGTGAATTATGAAATCCGTGAGCTTTTGGTCGAGGGCTATGTCCGGCCCGAGGACATCTCTCGCCAAAATGAAATCACCTATGACAAAATCGCCTCCGCGCGCATTTCTTATGGCGGTCGCGGTCAGATCACACAGGTTCAACAACCGCGATATGGCCAGCAGGTCGCCGATATCGTTTTGCCATTCTGA
- a CDS encoding flagellar basal body-associated FliL family protein, with translation MIKKLLPILLALIGLGAGVGGGLMLRPDPEIVQIAPCGDVDANDPNHHVAEAGKDHDEEAAEAESAYEYVKLNNQFVIPDLEGGRVVAMVVLSLSLEAKTGTREAIYAREPKLRDAFLQVLFDHANTGGFKGAFTDSSTMNALRHALLEVAQKTLGADIHDVLVIDIVRQDID, from the coding sequence GTGATTAAGAAACTTCTTCCCATCCTTTTGGCACTGATTGGCCTGGGCGCCGGCGTCGGTGGCGGGCTGATGCTTCGACCCGACCCTGAAATCGTTCAAATCGCCCCCTGTGGCGATGTCGATGCCAACGACCCCAACCATCATGTGGCCGAGGCCGGAAAAGATCATGATGAAGAGGCCGCTGAGGCGGAGTCAGCCTATGAATACGTGAAGCTGAACAATCAATTCGTGATCCCCGATCTGGAGGGCGGTCGTGTTGTCGCTATGGTCGTTTTATCCCTCAGCCTCGAGGCCAAAACCGGTACCCGTGAAGCGATTTATGCGAGAGAACCAAAGCTTCGCGACGCCTTCCTTCAGGTTCTGTTCGATCATGCGAACACCGGTGGGTTCAAAGGGGCGTTTACAGACAGCAGCACGATGAACGCTTTGCGACATGCGCTTTTGGAAGTTGCACAGAAAACCCTGGGCGCCGACATTCACGATGTGCTCGTCATTGATATCGTGCGTCAGGACATCGACTAA